A genomic region of Rhizomicrobium sp. contains the following coding sequences:
- a CDS encoding sulfatase-like hydrolase/transferase: protein MAAAKKPNILFIMADDIGWFNISCNNNGIMGYRTPNIDRIAKEGANFTDFYAQQSCTAGRAAFITGQSPIPHRPHQGRNARRDTRPLGGRPIDRTVSQGLRLRHGQFGKNHLGDRNEHLPTVHGFDEFFGNLYHPECRGGAGICRLSERSDFRKKFGPRGVLKCRASDKDDATVDAQFGRVGRQVIENTGALTRKRMETVDEEFVGAALDFMERKTKDGAPWFCYVNTTRMHVFTHLKQESVGKTGHGLYPDGMVELDGYVGELLDKLEELGVADNTIVVFTTDNGAEVLSWPDGGATPFRGEKDTNWRVAGARLVSCAGRALSRRAASSTISPRCRISSPHSRRRPANPISSTRSGKAMRSETGRSRSISMATIWCRSCPARKSNRRARASSIGATTAT, encoded by the coding sequence ATGGCCGCAGCAAAAAAGCCCAACATCCTCTTTATCATGGCCGACGACATCGGCTGGTTCAACATCAGCTGCAACAACAACGGCATCATGGGATATCGCACGCCCAACATCGACCGCATCGCGAAAGAGGGTGCGAACTTCACCGACTTTTACGCGCAGCAGAGCTGCACCGCCGGCCGTGCCGCCTTCATCACCGGGCAGTCGCCGATCCCGCACCGGCCTCACCAAGGTCGGAACGCCCGGCGCGACACTCGGCCTCTCGGCGGAAGACCCATCGATCGCACAGTTTCTCAAGGGCTTCGGCTACGCCACGGCCAGTTCGGCAAGAATCATCTCGGCGACCGCAACGAACATCTGCCCACGGTGCACGGCTTCGACGAGTTCTTCGGAAATCTCTACCACCCTGAATGCCGAGGAGGAGCCGGAATATGTCGACTATCCGAAAGATCCGACTTCCGCAAGAAATTCGGCCCGCGCGGCGTCCTCAAATGCCGGGCCAGCGACAAGGACGATGCGACAGTCGACGCGCAATTCGGCCGTGTCGGCAGGCAGGTGATCGAAAACACCGGCGCTCTCACCCGCAAGCGCATGGAAACGGTGGACGAGGAATTCGTCGGCGCCGCGCTCGACTTCATGGAGCGCAAGACCAAGGACGGTGCGCCTTGGTTCTGCTATGTAAACACGACGCGCATGCACGTGTTCACCCATCTGAAACAGGAATCGGTGGGCAAGACCGGACACGGCCTTTATCCCGATGGCATGGTTGAGCTCGACGGCTATGTCGGCGAGTTGCTCGACAAGCTCGAGGAGCTCGGCGTCGCGGACAACACCATCGTCGTGTTCACCACCGACAATGGCGCGGAAGTGCTGTCCTGGCCGGACGGCGGCGCGACACCGTTCCGCGGCGAGAAGGACACCAATTGGAGGGTGGCTGGCGCGCGCCTTGTGTCATGCGCTGGCCGGGCGTTATCGCGCCGGGCCGCGTCATCAACGATATCGCCTCGCTGCAGGATTTCATCCCCACATTCGCGGCGGCGGCCGGCGAACCCGATCTCGTCGACAAGGTCAGGAAAGGCTATGCGATCGGAGACAGGACGTTCAAGGTCCATCTCGATGGCTACAATTTGGTGCCGTTCCTGTCCGGCAAGGAAAAGCAATCGCCGCGCAAGGGCTTCTTCTATTGGAGCGACGACGGCGACCTGA
- a CDS encoding DUF1254 domain-containing protein encodes MPANAAQSFVSTAPVPVTADNFVRAESDRYFGAVVKQGGFGKLFHRRVPAPIDDQDVVRMNRDTLYSSIVVDLDASPVTITLPDPGKRFMSMQIFDEDEYVVEVVYGAGRHTYNKRDIGTRYLMAGFRTLVDPDDPEDLKQVHALQDAIRVEQSDIGRFEVPAWDPASQKTVRDALLVLGATVPDSKHMFGARDEVDPVRHFIGAAGLWGGNPEKDAIYTNVTPARNDGKTVHRLTVKDVPVDGFWSIMVYNAEGYIPKNDHNVYSLNNITVKKGSNGAVTVQFGGFDGKTANCLPIVPDWNYTVRLYRPRREILKGQWTFPEAQPLL; translated from the coding sequence ATGCCCGCCAACGCCGCACAGTCCTTCGTATCGACCGCACCCGTCCCCGTCACCGCCGATAATTTCGTCCGCGCCGAGTCGGACCGTTATTTCGGCGCGGTGGTGAAGCAGGGTGGCTTCGGAAAGCTCTTCCACCGCCGCGTGCCCGCGCCGATCGACGACCAGGACGTCGTGCGGATGAACCGCGACACTCTATACTCCAGCATCGTGGTCGATCTCGACGCCAGCCCCGTGACGATCACGCTGCCGGACCCCGGCAAGCGCTTCATGTCCATGCAGATCTTCGACGAGGACGAATATGTCGTCGAAGTCGTCTACGGCGCCGGGCGCCATACCTACAACAAGCGGGACATTGGGACGCGCTATCTCATGGCGGGATTCCGCACGCTGGTCGATCCGGACGATCCCGAAGACCTGAAGCAGGTCCATGCCCTGCAGGACGCGATCCGCGTCGAGCAGAGCGACATCGGCCGTTTCGAGGTGCCCGCCTGGGACCCCGCGAGCCAGAAAACGGTTCGCGACGCGCTTTTGGTGCTGGGCGCGACGGTGCCGGATTCCAAACACATGTTCGGCGCGCGCGACGAGGTCGATCCGGTGCGCCACTTCATCGGCGCCGCCGGCCTCTGGGGCGGCAATCCGGAGAAGGATGCGATCTATACTAACGTCACGCCGGCGCGCAACGATGGCAAGACGGTCCATCGCCTCACCGTCAAGGATGTTCCGGTCGACGGCTTCTGGTCGATCATGGTCTACAACGCCGAAGGCTACATCCCGAAGAACGATCACAACGTCTATTCGCTGAACAACATCACTGTGAAGAAGGGATCGAACGGCGCGGTCACCGTCCAGTTCGGCGGCTTTGATGGCAAGACCGCGAACTGCCTCCCCATCGTACCCGACTGGAACTATACCGTGCGCCTCTACCGCCCGCGCCGCGAGATCCTGAAGGGGCAATGGACCTTCCCGGAGGCGCAGCCGCTGCTGTGA
- a CDS encoding DUF1254 domain-containing protein produces MSRNSVEPRSTGAAKAALLKLGEWSAEELGRRSMTRRAVQAVIWGIPVVNFDLMYQAMVRDAKGGPNRIVYWSRLFDWKNQTLTPNPDAIYFMPLFDTRNGPMVLEVPAAGEGSITGSVMDCWQAALEDVGTAGVDKGRGGRYVITPPGYDGPVPSGAIVLTSGNYQGYGLLRSILKGGTEADIAKAVAYGKQIRLYPLARPNPPETRYVDAIDVLFEANIPYDLRFFESLHRMIQAEPWLERDRAMIDVLRTLGIEKGRPFTPDGPTADILETALEEARAWFDLQYETRFTPHAPGARWFLPADPVLVEAVADGFAKTDVYPIDGRGLAYYYAFSSIRHIGAGQYYLFVTRDKDGDPLDGARRYRLTVPSDPPVRQYWSATAYDFATHALIRGTVHSSRSSQTIGLKTRPDGAVDVFFGPRPPPGEEANWVPTAAGVRFEVLFRFYGPDKPLFDKTWILPDIEKAS; encoded by the coding sequence ATGTCCCGCAATTCCGTCGAGCCTCGCAGCACGGGCGCCGCAAAGGCGGCGCTCCTCAAACTGGGAGAGTGGTCGGCCGAAGAACTCGGCCGCCGCAGTATGACGCGCCGCGCCGTTCAAGCCGTGATCTGGGGCATCCCCGTCGTGAACTTCGATCTCATGTACCAGGCGATGGTCCGCGACGCGAAGGGCGGGCCGAACCGCATCGTCTACTGGTCGCGTCTCTTCGACTGGAAAAACCAGACGCTGACACCCAATCCCGACGCGATCTATTTCATGCCGCTCTTCGATACGCGCAACGGTCCGATGGTGCTCGAAGTGCCGGCGGCCGGCGAAGGCTCGATCACCGGCAGCGTCATGGATTGCTGGCAGGCCGCGCTCGAGGACGTCGGTACCGCGGGCGTCGACAAGGGCAGGGGCGGCCGCTACGTCATCACGCCGCCGGGCTATGACGGCCCTGTGCCGTCCGGTGCCATCGTCCTGACGTCGGGCAATTATCAGGGCTACGGCCTGCTGCGCTCGATCCTGAAAGGCGGCACCGAGGCCGACATCGCCAAAGCCGTCGCCTATGGCAAGCAGATCCGGCTCTATCCGCTCGCGCGACCGAATCCGCCGGAAACGCGGTACGTCGATGCGATCGACGTGCTGTTCGAAGCCAATATTCCCTACGACCTGCGCTTCTTCGAGTCGCTGCATCGCATGATCCAGGCCGAACCCTGGCTTGAGCGCGACCGCGCGATGATCGACGTGCTGCGCACCCTGGGCATCGAGAAGGGTAGGCCGTTCACGCCCGACGGTCCGACCGCCGACATTCTCGAAACCGCGCTCGAAGAGGCGCGGGCCTGGTTCGACCTGCAATACGAAACCCGCTTCACGCCGCACGCGCCGGGCGCGCGCTGGTTCCTGCCCGCCGATCCGGTCCTGGTCGAGGCCGTCGCCGACGGCTTTGCGAAGACGGACGTCTATCCCATCGACGGTCGTGGCCTAGCCTACTACTACGCGTTCAGCAGCATCCGCCACATCGGCGCCGGCCAGTACTATCTGTTCGTCACGCGCGACAAGGACGGCGATCCGCTCGACGGCGCACGCCGCTATCGCCTGACCGTTCCATCCGATCCGCCGGTGCGACAATACTGGTCGGCGACGGCCTACGATTTCGCGACGCATGCCCTGATCCGCGGCACGGTGCATTCCAGCCGCTCGTCGCAGACCATCGGCCTCAAGACTAGGCCGGATGGCGCCGTCGATGTCTTCTTCGGGCCCAGACCGCCGCCGGGCGAGGAAGCGAACTGGGTTCCGACCGCTGCCGGCGTCCGCTTCGAAGTCCTGTTCCGTTTCTACGGACCCGACAAGCCTCTGTTCGACAAAACCTGGATCCTTCCCGACATCGAGAAAGCGAGTTGA
- a CDS encoding DUF1254 domain-containing protein has product MATSTPLSRARKPTDPHGWIGTDTVKTRFGDFEFRNGYPTREAADALLDQLTFNRAIEVYLTQIPGVSIMAEHRGLEAFGAKRSHQMIIWETLMDAQTILLTANTETVYAIGHLRLKDDGPVVIEAPPRMLGFAMDARQRYLVDIGPLGPDKGKGGKFIFLPPGYDGAVPDGYFVVRSPSYVIGFGMRGFKVDGRTDQAVALMKQTRIYPLAAASHPPVTEFFNGSGKAIDTIHPDTVAYFEMLAELVATEPADLFTSLERFHMQAIGIEKSKPFAPDTKARALLGDAARAASAMARSISFASRAADTYYYDDRHWQYVGDVPYTFEKDGIVQLDRRAYIHYMALGNSPAMAAKNIGLGSYYLWAYRDADGDFLDGAVGYRLRIPPGVPAKDFWSVLVYDALSRSELQNGQKFPSVSKYTDPKINADGSVDVYFGPAMPPGQERNWIETVPGKGWFPIFRFYGPLQPLYDKSWKLNDISKIA; this is encoded by the coding sequence ATGGCGACCTCCACACCTCTCTCCCGTGCCCGCAAACCCACCGACCCGCATGGCTGGATCGGCACCGACACGGTCAAGACCCGCTTCGGCGATTTCGAGTTCAGGAACGGCTATCCGACGCGCGAAGCGGCCGACGCGCTGCTCGACCAGCTCACCTTCAACCGGGCCATCGAGGTCTATCTCACGCAGATTCCCGGAGTCTCGATCATGGCCGAGCACCGCGGCCTGGAGGCCTTCGGCGCCAAGCGTTCGCACCAGATGATCATCTGGGAGACGCTGATGGATGCGCAAACCATACTCCTCACCGCGAACACCGAGACGGTCTATGCGATCGGTCACCTGCGTCTGAAGGACGACGGGCCCGTCGTGATCGAGGCACCGCCCAGGATGCTCGGCTTCGCGATGGATGCGCGCCAGCGCTATCTCGTCGACATCGGCCCCCTGGGCCCCGACAAGGGCAAGGGCGGGAAGTTCATCTTCCTGCCGCCCGGCTATGACGGCGCCGTGCCGGATGGCTATTTCGTCGTGCGCTCGCCGAGCTATGTCATCGGTTTCGGCATGCGCGGCTTCAAGGTGGACGGCCGGACCGACCAGGCCGTTGCACTGATGAAGCAGACCAGGATCTATCCGCTGGCCGCCGCCTCCCATCCGCCCGTCACGGAGTTCTTCAACGGCTCCGGCAAGGCCATCGACACCATCCATCCCGACACCGTCGCGTACTTCGAGATGCTGGCCGAGCTGGTCGCCACCGAGCCGGCGGACCTCTTCACCTCCCTCGAGCGGTTCCACATGCAGGCCATCGGCATCGAGAAGAGCAAACCCTTCGCACCCGATACCAAGGCTCGCGCCCTGCTCGGCGATGCGGCACGGGCCGCAAGCGCCATGGCGCGGAGCATCAGCTTCGCCTCCCGCGCGGCCGACACCTATTATTATGACGATCGCCACTGGCAGTATGTCGGTGACGTGCCCTACACCTTCGAGAAAGACGGCATCGTCCAGCTCGACCGCCGCGCCTATATCCACTACATGGCCCTGGGCAACTCGCCGGCCATGGCGGCGAAGAACATCGGCCTGGGCTCGTATTATCTGTGGGCCTATCGCGACGCGGACGGCGACTTCCTCGACGGCGCCGTCGGCTATCGCCTTCGCATTCCGCCCGGCGTGCCGGCCAAGGATTTCTGGTCGGTGCTGGTTTACGACGCGCTCAGCCGCTCCGAGCTTCAGAACGGCCAGAAATTTCCTTCCGTCAGCAAGTACACCGATCCGAAGATCAATGCCGACGGCTCGGTCGACGTCTATTTCGGGCCGGCCATGCCGCCGGGCCAGGAAAGGAACTGGATTGAGACCGTGCCCGGCAAGGGCTGGTTTCCGATCTTCCGGTTCTACGGCCCGCTCCAGCCGCTCTACGACAAGAGCTGGAAGCTCAATGACATCTCGAAGATCGCCTGA
- a CDS encoding DUF1622 domain-containing protein, producing MTPADQILRSLAADTALGVETIAVVLIAYGALEAFVHAAGQVLRGRTPAGWRKELFVRFGVWLLLGLQFALAADIVRSVISPTWNDIGQLAAIALIRTFLNHFLEKDLGEFEPGWAGVLVTGAFCGAASHASSRASRP from the coding sequence TTGACGCCCGCCGACCAGATCCTGCGATCGTTGGCCGCCGATACCGCACTCGGCGTCGAAACCATCGCCGTGGTTCTGATCGCCTACGGTGCGTTGGAGGCGTTCGTGCACGCTGCGGGTCAGGTTCTGCGCGGCAGAACGCCGGCCGGCTGGCGCAAGGAGTTGTTCGTCCGCTTTGGTGTCTGGCTCCTGCTCGGCCTGCAATTCGCGCTCGCCGCCGACATCGTGCGAAGCGTCATCTCGCCGACCTGGAACGACATCGGCCAGCTCGCCGCGATCGCGCTGATCCGCACCTTCCTCAACCACTTCCTGGAGAAGGACCTCGGCGAATTCGAGCCGGGCTGGGCGGGCGTCCTCGTGACCGGAGCCTTCTGCGGTGCGGCCAGCCACGCCAGCAGCCGCGCATCGCGGCCATAG
- a CDS encoding SUMF1/EgtB/PvdO family nonheme iron enzyme, with product MSPWPSVRLIPPTIPARKPSCWWRPSVVFRKPPGRVGLDNHFNWWTYVPGANWRHPFGPRTGLNAKAKHPVVHVAFEDAEAYASWAGKALPTEAEWEFAARGGLDGAEFAWGDEFLPTATSWRTHGMANFRGRICNAEVTRAPRRSETSIQRLRIVRHDRNVWEWTVDWYTASHKAAPSCCEGALTARERSFDPTTPGLEIPRKVMKGGSYLCALNYCQRYRPAARMAQPIDTATCHLGFRCIVRDPRH from the coding sequence ATGTCACCCTGGCCGAGCGTGCGCCTGATCCCGCCAACTATCCCGGCGCGAAAGCCGAGCTGCTGGTGGCGTCCCTCGGTCGTCTTCCGCAAGCCGCCGGGCCGCGTCGGCCTCGACAATCATTTCAACTGGTGGACCTATGTCCCCGGCGCGAATTGGCGCCATCCCTTCGGTCCGCGCACCGGCCTCAACGCCAAGGCGAAGCATCCCGTCGTGCATGTCGCGTTCGAAGATGCGGAAGCCTACGCAAGCTGGGCGGGCAAAGCCCTGCCGACCGAAGCCGAGTGGGAATTCGCCGCGCGCGGCGGCCTCGACGGCGCCGAGTTCGCCTGGGGCGACGAGTTTCTTCCGACGGCCACATCATGGCGAACACATGGCATGGCGAATTTCCGTGGCAGAATTTGCAATGCGGAGGTTACGAGGGCACCTCGCCGGTCGGAAACTTCCATCCAACGGTTACGGATTGTTCGACATGACCGGAATGTCTGGGAGTGGACCGTCGACTGGTACACCGCCAGCCATAAGGCGGCGCCTTCGTGTTGCGAGGGTGCGCTGACTGCGCGCGAGCGCAGTTTCGATCCCACGACGCCGGGCCTCGAGATTCCCCGCAAGGTGATGAAGGGCGGCTCTTATCTATGCGCCTTGAACTACTGCCAGCGCTATCGCCCCGCCGCGCGCATGGCGCAGCCGATCGACACGGCGACCTGTCACCTCGGCTTCCGCTGCATCGTACGCGATCCCCGACATTGA
- a CDS encoding SUMF1/EgtB/PvdO family nonheme iron enzyme, producing the protein MASHPEIFKSQIGTQKMSLEHQVERRRRSRVGQPPSRPDMVWLAGCEFLMGSDKHYPEERPAHRAAVGDFWIDRYPVTNLDFGPLRRSDGLCHPGRACA; encoded by the coding sequence ATGGCGTCGCATCCGGAAATATTCAAATCGCAGATCGGAACGCAGAAAATGTCGCTGGAGCACCAGGTCGAGCGCCGACGCAGGAGCCGGGTCGGCCAGCCGCCGTCGCGTCCGGACATGGTCTGGCTCGCCGGATGTGAATTTCTCATGGGCTCGGACAAGCATTATCCGGAAGAACGTCCCGCGCATCGTGCGGCTGTTGGCGACTTCTGGATCGACCGGTATCCCGTCACCAATCTCGATTTTGGCCCGCTTCGTCGAAGCGACGGGCTATGTCACCCTGGCCGAGCGTGCGCCTGA